Genomic segment of Oncorhynchus tshawytscha isolate Ot180627B linkage group LG28, Otsh_v2.0, whole genome shotgun sequence:
CTCTTCATTGGTCATCTTGGTCAGCAGCAACAGGTAAACACGCTGCGCATGGAACAAAGCTACAAATGTAGTATTCCTGATCTGGAAGGCTGAGATAAGTGTGTAGCTTCCAATTCATGATCTACAAAGGTTTGTCAGTCATAGAAAATTATTGCATGAACATGAGCAAGCAAAGTAAGAATTCATGCAAAAATAGCCATAAAAAAGCTAAGCAGAGGAAGCTAGGAACGGAAAGAGGCGGAAAGCAATCTAGGAAAGAAAATGAGTACATGCATTTTAGGCCTCAATCCCtccacccattctgccagtcacattctgttaaaggtccccagagcgcacacatccctgggtcgttcctcttttcagttcgctgcagctagcgactggaatgagctgcaacaaacactcaaactggacagttttatctgtctcttcattcaaagactcaatcatggacactcttactgacagttgtggctgctttatgTGATGTATTGTTATCTCTATGTTCttgtcctttgtgctgttgtctttgcccaataatgtttgtgccatgttttatgctgctaccatgttgtgttgtcatgtgttgctgccacgcTGTTGTCGTCTTAGGGCTCTCATCGtggtgttttgtcctatattttttattttaatcccagcccccgtccctgcagAAGGCCTTTTGCCAGTAAATAAGAAtgaattcttaactgacttgcctagttaaaggttcaataaaattaaaataaatgtggTAGGGAGATGGGGTTAGTATTGGTTTTAGTCACAGCTACTTCAGTGTTGCAGCTGGATACCATTGGAAAAAGGCACGGTTGAACTGAACTGGGAACAGTCAAACTGCACCCTGAAGATAATCACATTGGTCATTTATTCTGTCTACTGGAAAAGGATAGCAAAATCAATATTGTTTCCAGGACATTCAATTGTATCCCTACATAATATAAGGATTCCACATTAGTTCCATATATGAATGTGTAAGATGGCACCGGAGAAGAAGGCAGCCGATAGTGCCCCCAGCCgatagtgtttttttgtttgtttatttgtaacttatgcaatctctattgcacttcacactgccctttcccacctggacaaaaggaacacctatgtgagaatgctgttcattgactacagctcagcgtgtaacaccatagtgccctcaaagctcatcaataagctaaggaccctgggactaaacacctccctctgcaactggatcctgaacttcctgaccggccgcccccaggtggtaagtgtaggtaacaacacatctgccacgctgatcctcaacacagggtccctcaggggtgcgtgctcagtcccctcctgtactccctgttcactcattactgcacggccaggcatgactccaacaccatcattaagtttgccgatggcacaacagtggtatgcctgaccaccgacaacgatgagacagtctatagggaggtggtcgaagacctggccgtgtggtgccaggacaacaacctctctatctcaatgtgatcaagacaaaggagaggattgtggactacggggaaaagaggaccgagcacacccccattctcatctacggggctgcagtggagcaggttgagagcttcaagttccttggtgtccacatcaccaacaaactaccatAGTCCAAACAAACTAAaccagtcgtaaagagggcacgacaaaacctattcccccctcaagagactgaaaagatttggcatgggtcctcagatcctcaaaaggttctacagctgtaccatcgagagcatccggactggttgcatcactgcctggtaaggcaactgctcggcctccgaccgcaaggcactacagagggtagtgcgaacgacccagtacatcactggggcctagcttccttccatccaggacctctataccaggcggtgtcagaggaggccctaaaaattgtcaaagacccagacagttctctctgctaccgcatggcaagcggtactggagcaccaagtctaggtccaagaggcttctaaacagcttctaccccaagccataagactcctgaacatctaggcaaatggctacccagactatttgcagtgccaacccctcaccccctctttacaccactgcttctctgttgtcatctacacatagtcactttaataacactacctacatgtacatattaccttaactaaccagtgcccccacacatGGACTCTGTATCAATCCCCCCctgtatagtctcgctattgttattttactgctgctctttaattacttgttacttttattcttaaccttattttttatattttttttatactgcattgttggtttagggctcgtaagtaagcatttcattgtaaggcctgttgtattcggcacatgactaatagaatttgatttgatgctaCAGCAGTCCTACCAACTTCATCTCAAAATATGTATCCTGGAACTGCATGATCAAGTCATGCTCCCTTAGCATTTTCCCTTCATAAAGTGTCATATCCAGACCTTTACATTTGGAAGCTTTTTGATGCAGTGGATCAACCAGTTAAAAGGaagcttaaacacacacacacacacacacacacacacacacacacataatgtccTTCCCCAGgcttcttgacacacacacaaaaacacattaaaGTCATAAAACTATATttataaataaaaacacatttctcAATAAAAGAGTAGTGACAGTTGGTAAGAAAACCTTTTTTCTCTCCACTGTACATTATCGCAAGACAGAGACACAAATATACCTCTGATTAACAGACAAATGTACTTTAACAATGAGTCTAAACTGGAAGCTCATGTTAAGTGTTGAAAAAGAAACTACATGTATCTGCAACCAGCTATGATAAACACAAGAGAACAGAAAGGGCATCAAGTCTCTTGTACTACATTTTCATAGTCAAACAAAGTCATACAAATAAAAGTCCATTTAAGATTAGTGTTAATTTTCTATTTCTTTCACTTTGCAAACATAAATCGGTTGTTAAGGGACCATTTTAGGTGAAAGAAAgtatgtagggagggagggaggaagcttTTTTAACCTTTGTCTCTGATGGACTGGGGTTGGGGGGGACAGAGGACGTGCAGAtaaggagaggaaagacagaaaacaacaaaTTAAAAACATCCATGTAGAAAAGCGCCGAGTCATCCTCAGCTGTTTCCCCGGCCTCCCTCCCGGTCACGACCCAAACACAACTCGCCTCACAGGGAGGAAACTGACAGGGGGTTTCTTCACTGAAGAAAGTAGAGCAGAAGAGCAAGAGGACATTTCcagcagggttgggctcaattacATTTTAATTCCGCCAATTCAAAAAGAAAATGGAATTGATCCAACAATGATTTCCTAgagacctcctcctcctgtctgtccctctcagcACTAAACAAAACAATTCCTATCCACCATTTTGTGGTGTGCCTATGACATGACCTGCGTCACATGACATCGACAAAGAACTCGCCAGAGTTGCCGACGGCTATGCGCAGGGACTGGCGGGAGCCGGTGAGCTCTGGGGCAGCGTTGGCCAGCTCTCGGCCTGGGGGTGCTCCAGGGGCAGCTGTGGCCAGGTGGAGGGGCTGAGGGGGCAGGCCTGGGGGGGCATAGACCAAGCCGGGGCCGTAGGACAGTGAGTGGGCGCTTCGATGGCTGTAGGAACTGCGGGTGCTGCGCTCGCTAAGGGCCACAGAGCGCTCACTGGGGGCCCGATGGCTCCTGATCTCTGACTCGCTGCCACTACCACCCGACTTGTTGGAGCCCCCGGCGCCGCCTCTGCCCTCGGTCTTACTGCAGTTGGAGCCGCTGCTGCCTGGAGTCAGGGGAGGAAAACAAACAAAGTGTGTGAACATCCAACTATTTGTCCTTCATACATGACTGCAAATGTTTTATATGATTGACCGTGTGTACGTTCTGGCTTTGCTGCGTGCATGACTTGTAGATATATTCAAATTAATTTATCTATTAGAGCAACACTCCTGTATAATCTTAAAATCTCCTTGAGGTTTTTCTATATAATTTATTTACACTGTGAACACAAGTCAGGCCTGGTAGTGCTGATTCATGCCGGGGCCAACACATATCATTGATAGACTGGCCAATAAGTTCAAATGCGCCAGATAAATAGCTTTTAAATCAACAGGAAATATTGTTACTATTGTATTATGATGcagtttaattattttttacaatgcgTGTTAACTCAAAGTGTTGCATTGTCCTAGGCTGTAGTGTTGGTTAACTGAAACtagctccccatctctctgtgtctgggttTGACTGAATTCTGCTGGTGAGTCACAGCTTTCCTCACCGTCGCTGTGCTGGCTGCCAGCGCTGCCCGCCCCTACTCCCGGGAAGCCCTGGGGCAGGTcgggttggggctgggggttgTAGGGGTGGGCGATGGGGAACTGGTAGGGCAGGGCCATGGGCCAGGGGGCCGCCCCAGGGTGGGGCAGAGGGGGCAGGGTGTCCTGGTCCGACGCCCCTCCACTGGAGCCGTCGTGGTCTTGCAGAGACAAGTGGGCcatgtctgagagagagacacagagagaggtcaagaACATAAATGTTGTAGTTTCGGACTAGGGGTTGTTTTCAAACTAGGAAATATGAGGATCTACTGAAAACACTCACTGCCACAAAGGTCTCCGAAGATGTAGTAACACTGCTCGGAGAAGGTGATCTTGTTGACGGTGTGGCGGATGTAGCCGGCCTTGAGCAGGTTACTGGCGTACTTCCTGGCTTCCCTGCGGTCCGAGAAGCCCTCCACGTGATGGAAGAGCCAGTCCACGACATCTGAGCCTGGGAAGACACACACAATGAGTCtcgacacaaacatacacattcaATGGCAATTAACCTACAAAAAAGAAAGTAAGAACACAGGGAATTTAGAAAGATATCTAGACTAAATGAGAAAGTGAAAAACCAGAGAACAGGAAGACAgaggggaagatagagagagaggtagaggaaaagagTGAGCGTACCAATAAAGGCATTGGCGATGGTGATCTTTAGCCACATCCTGTCTCGCACCTCCAGGCCCGACTCCGGGGAAGCCATGGCCTTGGCAACGGTTGCCATGTCGCTGTGGATGGACAAGTGGAAATCGTCGAAGCCTGTGAGGAGCAAATGGGAGGTGTGGGTTACTGGGTTTAGCCAGGGTAGTTACCATGGCTTACAGGTTTAGAATGGGACAGTGGGACTCTTTAGTTAGGATGCAGGTTTCCCCCAGTATGACAGTTGTGGGTACTTTTCAAAGATTAGTAGAACTTAAAAGGCATCACATTAGGATCTCGTTCACATACTAGACTGTTGATTGCTTCATGACGCAATAAAAACAAGAGGTATTTTAGAGTGTTTCCATGAGTTTTGATGGAACCCAGGTGTATGTGTGACTCACGCTCAGTCTCAGGGATGGAGCTGCTGATGGAGGAGCTGGTGGAGGTGACCGTGGTCATCGAGGGGCTCATGCCATAGGCAGGGTACACCCCCGTCATTGCTGCAGTGTGGGACACCCACGCAGCAGGGTCAATGGGCCGGATCGGCTCACCTggtgggagaaaaagggggttagAGGGATATAGTACACAGATATCATAAAACCATTCATAAAACCACCACAAATATTCACAAACATAAACATATTTTGAGTTGTGTGTTGCATGAGGAAGAAACAGCAGGAGAATACTCACTTCTAGGCAGAGCAAAGCAGCTCCGGGGGTTGGGGTCCCAACACTTAGCCACAGTCAGAGTGATGGGACTGTAAAcagagttcacacacacacttaacacagAGCTGGCtatgcacacaacacacatatagagtggggcaaaaaaatatttagtcagccaccaattgtgcaagttctcccacttaaaaagataagagaggcctgtaattttcatcataggtacacttaaactatgacagacaaaatgagaagaaaaaaaaatccagaaaatcacattgtaggattttttatgaatttatttgcaaattatggtggaaaataagtatttggtcaataacaaaagtttctcaatactttgttaaataccctttgttggcaatgacagaggtcaaacgttttctgtaattcttcacaaggttttcacacactgttgctggtattttggcccatacctccatgcagatctcctctagagcagtgatgttttggggctgttgctgggcaacacagactttcaactccctccaaagattttctatggggttgagatctggagactggctaggccactccaggaccttgaaatgcttcttacgaagccactccttcgttgcccgggtggtgtgtttgggatcattgtcatgctgaaagacccagccacgtttcatcttcaatgcccttgctgatggaaagaggttttcactcaaaatctcacgatacatggccccattcattctttccttcacacggatcagtcgtcctggtccccttgcagaaaaacagccccaaagcgtgatgtttccacccccatgctttactgtaggtatggtgttctttggatgcaactcagcattctttgtcctccaaacacgacgagttgagtttttaccaaaaagttatattttggtttcatctgaccataccatatattctcccaatcttcttctggatcatccaaatgctctctagcatacttcagacgggcctggacatgtactggcttaagcagggggacacgtctggcactgcaggatttgagtccctggcggcgtagtgtgttactgatggtaggctttgttactttggtcccagctctctgcaggtcaatcactaggtccccccgtgtggttctgggagttttgctcaccgttcttgtgatcattttgaccctaaggggtgagatcttgcgtggagccccagatcgagggagatcagtggtcttgtatgtcttccatttcctaataattgcacccacagttgatttcttcaaaccaagctgcttacctattgcagattcagtcttcccagcctggtgcaggtctacaattttgtttctggtgtcctttgacagctctttggtcttggacatagtggagtttggagtgtgactgtttgaggttgtggacaggtgtcttttatactgataacaagttcaaacaggtgccattaatacaggtaacgagtggaggacagaggagcctcttaaagaagaagttacaggtctgtgagaaccagaaatcttgcttgtttgtaggtgaccaaatacttattttccacaataatttgcaaataaatccattaaaaatcctacaatgtgattttctggatttttttttctcattttgtctgtcatagttgaagtgtactacctatgatgaaaattacaggcctctcatctttttaagtgggagaacttgcacaattggtggctgactaaatactttttttgccccacttatATAAGGCAAAGCTGCTAAACTTACACCTGTCTTTTTACAGACTGAATACAATACCAAAGAAAGTGAAAGTATAAAATACAACATTCTTTCTATGTCCTAAGACTGTGGTTGcaacttgtgtgtgtttgtaaatgtGCTTGTGAAagaacacaggtgtgtgtgtgtgagagaatcaCCCTGGCTTGTGTACGATGTCCCTCAGCACTCGAACCGCATCGTCGTTGTTCATATTCTCAAAGTTGATGTCGTTCACCTGTTAGGAGTGAAGAGACAATGTCTGATCTGGTTCGTACGCATTAGGTTTCACCGTAGGAAATTGTAGCAAAAcatgcatttcttattggacatatTCAGGTAGTTCCaccctgtttcagtccatttaaTGCATCATGAACTCAACCCTGAATACAACTACTTGATCACTCTGCTCCAATGTTGAATGGGGGCCACACATTTCTGGAGTCACAGACACACCTGCAGCAGCATGTCTCCGGGCTCAATGCGTCCGTCTGCAGCCACAGCCCCTCCTTTCATGATGGAGCCGATGTAGAtgcctccgtctcccctctcatTGCTTTGCCCCACGATGCTGATGCCCAGGAAGTTATACTTCTCTACAAGATAGAAAGATAGAGGAGGCACATTGAGACAGTGTAGGATTTCTACTTCATATTTGTAGTTAATTAGTTAATAATCCAGTTTGTCAAAAAACGCTTTGAGAACTACGAACAGAGAGGACTATCCAAAGTTTTATTACAATTTATCAAGAAAAGTGAGAAACACAGCAACAGAAATACTTACCCATGTTCagtgtaacagtgatgatgttcAGAGACATGGTGGAGTCTGTGATGCTGCTGAAGGATGAAGACTACAAAGAAGGAGCGGGAGACAAAGAAGCGCGATGAAAGACGTAAGGTAATTTACATATCAAAATACTGTGTGCGTGTCCGCCCATCTCACCCTTTCCATGTTGGACGTTTTGGGTTTCCGCCGGCGCCGGCGGTGTCGCCTCATCAGACGAGAGGAGCTCTGCTCTGTGGAACTGCTGAAGCTGGGAGGAGAAAGCCCAAAAGGGTCACAGTATACATAAGGCAAAGGTTCCCACTGGAAGGAGGCAAGAAAGTGGAGGTTAGACAAACGTTGCATGACGGTTTGGTGGAGGGCCTCACCGGCTGGTGGCGTCGTCGTCCTCAGAGTCGAAGCAGCTGGTGGACTCCAGCTCACTGCTCATGAAGGACGAGCAGCTGTCATATTGGCTCAGCTCAGCCCCTCGGCCCACTCGCGAGTAACCGTTCCTCCCACCTGCAGGGGGCGACACGGCACTCAGCGAAAGGCCTCACGCTATAGGCCCAGGCCCTAGGAACGTCATGTAGTTTGGATAACTATAAAGCTGGATCGGTTAAAATGGTGGTAATAGTTTCCCACTGCCCCTTGATAGGTGCATAATCCACCAAGCTTATCCAAAAACTGTCATTTGTCACATCATCCACTAGGAAGTGGACAGTAGAGCTAAGAGAGTATGTcaaagaggagtggaagagagatGCTGAGTGAGTGACTAAGTGGAGGGGACAGACTGCTCTCAGACCAGGCTGGTGAGTGGGTTTCCGGCGcggtcgctccctctctctcctctgggacACCATTGAGCCCGTCTCAGTCTCGTTGTCCAACGAGTCTCGTCCACCTGTGGCCTTCCCACTGCAGTGCGACATGGCAAAACGGATGGAGAAaaggatgagggaggggagaaaTTGAGAGCGggtcagagggggagagagaaaagagtggcGTGTCACAAAAGTAATAATTATTCCATTGAGCAAAAAGTTGTGCTCACGGTTGTCATGGTTTTTAGGCAGATGAAGCACAAAAACATTATTTGTAAATTCACCCTGTCAATCTACAGCAACTTCAGAGCTGGTTTGATAGAGCTAGAGCACAGAATAATTTAGGAAATGACAAACACCATAAACTTGGTTGTTATGGCAGGCTTAagtaaacattggcaaaaaatATATTTGTGGCCAGTAAGCACGTTAATGTgagtaaagtcataccgtatTTTAAAGAAAAATCACAACAGCTATGATGTAAACAGGAAGTTCCGGTAAAAATTGTACATGCCATCAGGTAATTTGTTCGTTTGACATGGTGGggtctttttgtgtctgtaaaataattatgcgagaaatgtaggtggaaacacctttatgcacaaatattgatacCATCATATCAAAGTAGACTTGGGAGTCAAGCGATTATATGGTGTTCTTTCATTGTGTCTGGAAGCTAGTAGGTTTTGCAgttagcgttgggccagtaaccgaaaggttgctggatcaaatccctgagctgacaaggtaaaaa
This window contains:
- the LOC112244648 gene encoding segment polarity protein dishevelled homolog DVL-3, which gives rise to MGETKVIYHLDDQETPYLVKLAVPADRVTLADFKNVLKKPNYKFFFKSMDDDFGVVKEEISDDNAKLPCFNGRVVSWLVSGDGAHSDGGSVVESLLELPPPPLERTGGIGDSRPPSYHGKATGGRDSLDNETETGSMVSQRRERERPRRKPTHQPGGRNGYSRVGRGAELSQYDSCSSFMSSELESTSCFDSEDDDATSRFSSSTEQSSSRLMRRHRRRRRKPKTSNMERSSSFSSITDSTMSLNIITVTLNMEKYNFLGISIVGQSNERGDGGIYIGSIMKGGAVAADGRIEPGDMLLQVNDINFENMNNDDAVRVLRDIVHKPGPITLTVAKCWDPNPRSCFALPRSEPIRPIDPAAWVSHTAAMTGVYPAYGMSPSMTTVTSTSSSISSSIPETERFDDFHLSIHSDMATVAKAMASPESGLEVRDRMWLKITIANAFIGSDVVDWLFHHVEGFSDRREARKYASNLLKAGYIRHTVNKITFSEQCYYIFGDLCGNMAHLSLQDHDGSSGGASDQDTLPPLPHPGAAPWPMALPYQFPIAHPYNPQPQPDLPQGFPGVGAGSAGSQHSDGSSGSNCSKTEGRGGAGGSNKSGGSGSESEIRSHRAPSERSVALSERSTRSSYSHRSAHSLSYGPGLVYAPPGLPPQPLHLATAAPGAPPGRELANAAPELTGSRQSLRIAVGNSGEFFVDVM